In Saimiri boliviensis isolate mSaiBol1 chromosome 12, mSaiBol1.pri, whole genome shotgun sequence, one genomic interval encodes:
- the LBX1 gene encoding transcription factor LBX1, which produces MTSKEDGKAAPGEERRRSPLDHLPPPANSNKPLTPFSIEDILNKPSVRRSYSLCGAAHLLAAADKHAPGGLPLAGRALLSQTSPLCALEELASKTFKGLEVSVLQAAEGRDGMTIFGQRQTPKKRRKSRTAFTNHQIYELEKRFLYQKYLSPADRDQIAQQLGLTNAQVITWFQNRRAKLKRDLEEMKADVESAKKLGPSGQMDIVALAELEQNSEATAGGGGGCGRAKSRPGSPVLPPGAPQAPGAGPLQLSPASPLTDQPASSQDCSEDEEDEEIDVDD; this is translated from the exons ATGACTTCCAAGGAAGACGGCAAGGCGGCGCCGGGGGAGGAGCGGCGGCGAAGCCCGCTGGACCACCTGCCTCCGCCCGCCAACTCCAACAAGCCACTGACGCCGTTCAGCATCGAGGACATCCTCAACAAGCCGTCTGTGCGGAGAAGTTACTCGCTGTGCGGGGCGGCGCACCTGCTGGCCGCCGCGGACAAGCACGCGCCGGGCGGCTTGCCCCTGGCGGGCCGCGCGCTGCTCTCGCAGACCTCGCCGCTGTGCGCGCTGGAGGAGCTCGCCAGCAAGACGTTTAAGGGGCTGGAGGTCAGCGTTCTGCAGGCAGCCGAAG GCCGCGACGGGATGACCATCTTTGGGCAGCGGCAGACCCCTAAGAAGCGGCGAAAGTCGCGCACGGCCTTCACCAATCACCAGATCTATGAATTGGAAAAACGCTTTCTGTACCAGAAATACCTGTCCCCCGCCGATCGCGACCAAATCGCGCAACAGCTGGGCCTCACCAATGCGCAAGTTATCACCTGGTTCCAGAATCGGCGCGCTAAGCTCAAGCGGGACCTGGAGGAGATGAAGGCCGACGTAGAGTCCGCCAAGAAACTGGGCCCCAGCGGGCAGATGGACATCGTGGCGCTGGCCGAACTCGAGCAGAACTCGGAGGCCACAGCCGGCGGTGGCGGCGGCTGCGGCAGGGCCAAATCGAGGCCGGGCTCTCCGGTCCTCCCCCCAGGCGCCCCGCAGGCCCCGGGCGCTGGCCCCCTGCAGCTCTCGCCTGCCTCTCCGCTCACGGACCAGCCGGCCAGCAGCCAGGACTGCTCGGAGGACGAGGAAGACGAAGAGATCGACGTGGACGATTGA